A DNA window from Pseudodesulfovibrio thermohalotolerans contains the following coding sequences:
- the aprB gene encoding adenylyl-sulfate reductase subunit beta, with translation MPTFVNPEKCDGCKGGEKTACMYICPNDLMILDPAEMKAYNQEPSACWECYSCVKICPQGAIEARPYADFAPMGGTSIPMRSAEDIMWTIKFRNGSVKRFKFPIRTTAEGSIKPFDGKPEPGDLDSELLFTETALVDPKTAVMEEASVTDADLKKEWKLEDYASLV, from the coding sequence ATGCCGACCTTTGTTAACCCGGAAAAATGTGACGGCTGCAAGGGTGGCGAAAAGACCGCTTGCATGTACATTTGCCCTAACGATCTGATGATCCTGGATCCCGCCGAAATGAAGGCCTACAACCAGGAACCGTCCGCTTGCTGGGAATGTTACTCCTGCGTGAAAATTTGCCCCCAGGGCGCTATTGAAGCCCGTCCGTACGCCGACTTCGCCCCTATGGGTGGTACCTCCATCCCGATGCGTTCCGCTGAAGACATCATGTGGACCATCAAATTCCGTAATGGCAGCGTGAAGCGCTTCAAGTTCCCCATCCGCACCACTGCTGAAGGTTCCATCAAGCCCTTCGACGGCAAGCCCGAACCTGGCGATCTGGACTCCGAGCTCCTGTTCACCGAGACCGCGCTGGTTGATCCGAAGACCGCCGTCATGGAAGAGGCCTCCGTCACTGACGCCGACCTGAAGAAAGAGTGGAAGCTGGAAGACTACGCCAGCCTGGTCTAG
- a CDS encoding FAD-dependent oxidoreductase — protein sequence MAEKLGVYICGGCDIGANLDVEGLAQFCANGKHSSAVVAAKSNPVLCSPEGKAMIEADIAEHGLDGVVCCACSPRAKWDVFKFGDAVQVERVNLREHCVWSYEEDPKFPGQMEVIAKDYCNMGVTKLINSRIPQPELPDAYKTVLVVGGGFTGLNAALNAASLGYEVVLVEKADKLGGKAATMYKSFPLGAPYSQREQQIHIDELIAKVESNDKISVITGATLDSLAGAPAQYKATIAGKEYEIGAVVMATGWVPGKGEFLAPLGYGSIKNVVTAAEFEAMAANGGIKTADGRTPSSVAFIVDTSLLTKDVSYGPCGEACEEELPCDENTDEGACEDFVYEDKESAKHLAYSSELTSLVALKHANYVRELAPDAVAYVIYDHMMVPGINEKYYQAAQDDPGVMLTKGTVTGVAEAGSAVIVKAKDTLIGQDVELVADMVVVPTAIVPTTAANPTMNFVYRQGPAFPDLELFDGFADSNYICFPYETRRTGVYAAGCVRQPMGLGLAAEDAAGAALKAIQCIESANRGVSVHPRSGDLSFPEFNFTRCTQCKRCTEECPFGALDDDEKGTPMPNPTRCRRCGTCMGACPERVISFANYGISQIGQAIKEVKVPDTLDEGGPRIIVLACENDAYPALDMAAMRGKSWSPYVRFLPVRCLGSVNAIWVADAMSKGIDGVMLLGCKYGDDYQCHFVKGSELCNRRKENIAESLGRLGVEPERVEQYEISIDMYDKVPELIDEFVNNITTNFGPNPFKGY from the coding sequence ATGGCTGAAAAGCTTGGAGTATATATTTGTGGAGGCTGCGACATCGGGGCCAATCTCGATGTCGAAGGACTGGCTCAGTTCTGCGCCAACGGCAAACACTCCTCCGCCGTTGTCGCGGCCAAGTCCAATCCGGTGCTGTGCAGCCCCGAGGGCAAGGCCATGATTGAGGCCGACATAGCTGAACACGGACTGGACGGCGTGGTCTGCTGCGCCTGTTCGCCCCGCGCCAAGTGGGACGTGTTCAAGTTCGGCGACGCCGTTCAGGTGGAGCGCGTCAACCTGCGCGAACACTGCGTCTGGTCCTACGAGGAAGATCCGAAGTTCCCCGGCCAGATGGAAGTCATCGCCAAAGACTATTGCAATATGGGAGTCACCAAGCTGATAAACAGCCGGATTCCCCAGCCCGAACTGCCCGACGCCTACAAGACCGTGCTGGTCGTCGGCGGCGGTTTCACCGGCCTGAACGCGGCGCTCAACGCCGCCAGCCTGGGGTACGAGGTGGTTCTGGTCGAGAAGGCCGACAAGCTGGGCGGCAAGGCCGCGACCATGTACAAGTCCTTCCCGCTGGGCGCACCTTATTCCCAGCGCGAGCAGCAGATTCATATCGATGAACTGATCGCCAAGGTCGAGAGCAACGACAAGATATCCGTCATCACCGGTGCCACCCTGGATTCCCTGGCCGGCGCTCCGGCCCAGTACAAGGCCACCATCGCCGGCAAGGAATACGAGATCGGCGCGGTCGTCATGGCCACCGGCTGGGTTCCCGGCAAGGGCGAGTTCCTGGCTCCGCTCGGTTACGGCTCCATCAAGAACGTGGTCACCGCCGCCGAGTTCGAGGCCATGGCCGCCAACGGCGGCATCAAGACCGCCGACGGCCGGACCCCGTCCTCCGTGGCCTTCATCGTGGACACCTCCCTGCTGACCAAGGATGTCTCCTACGGTCCCTGCGGCGAAGCCTGCGAGGAAGAGCTGCCCTGCGACGAGAACACCGATGAGGGCGCTTGCGAAGACTTCGTCTACGAAGACAAGGAATCCGCCAAGCACCTGGCATACTCTTCCGAGCTGACCTCCCTGGTGGCGTTGAAGCACGCCAACTACGTTCGCGAGCTCGCCCCCGACGCCGTGGCCTACGTGATCTACGATCACATGATGGTTCCCGGCATCAACGAGAAATACTACCAGGCCGCTCAGGACGATCCGGGTGTCATGCTGACCAAGGGCACCGTCACCGGAGTCGCCGAGGCCGGTTCCGCCGTGATCGTCAAGGCCAAAGACACCTTGATCGGCCAGGACGTCGAGCTGGTTGCCGACATGGTCGTGGTTCCCACCGCCATCGTCCCGACCACCGCCGCCAACCCGACCATGAACTTCGTCTACCGGCAGGGCCCGGCCTTCCCGGACCTCGAACTGTTCGACGGATTCGCGGATTCCAACTACATCTGCTTCCCGTATGAAACCCGCCGCACGGGCGTCTATGCCGCCGGTTGCGTGCGCCAGCCCATGGGATTGGGCCTCGCTGCCGAGGATGCGGCCGGTGCCGCCCTCAAGGCGATCCAATGCATCGAGTCCGCCAACCGCGGCGTGTCCGTGCATCCCCGGTCCGGCGACCTGAGCTTCCCCGAGTTCAACTTCACCCGCTGCACTCAGTGTAAGCGTTGCACCGAGGAATGCCCCTTCGGCGCGCTGGACGACGACGAGAAGGGCACTCCGATGCCCAACCCGACCCGTTGCCGCCGTTGCGGTACCTGCATGGGTGCCTGCCCGGAACGCGTCATCAGCTTCGCCAACTACGGCATCAGCCAGATCGGCCAGGCCATCAAGGAAGTGAAGGTTCCCGACACCCTGGACGAGGGCGGTCCCCGCATCATCGTTCTGGCCTGCGAGAACGACGCCTACCCGGCCCTGGATATGGCTGCCATGCGCGGCAAGTCCTGGTCCCCGTATGTTCGTTTCCTGCCTGTGCGCTGCCTCGGCTCGGTCAACGCCATCTGGGTCGCCGACGCCATGTCCAAGGGTATTGACGGCGTGATGTTGCTTGGCTGCAAGTACGGCGACGACTACCAGTGCCACTTCGTCAAGGGTTCCGAACTGTGCAACCGCCGCAAGGAGAACATCGCCGAGTCCCTGGGACGCCTCGGTGTCGAGCCTGAACGCGTCGAACAGTACGAGATCTCCATCGACATGTACGACAAGGTACCTGAACTGATCGACGAGTTCGTCAACAACATCACCACCAACTTCGGCCCCAACCCGTTCAAGGGTTACTAG
- the rdgB gene encoding RdgB/HAM1 family non-canonical purine NTP pyrophosphatase, translating to MDTIVLATNNKGKIRELSVMLEPFGVAVKSLAEFPEIGDIPETGETFLENAFIKARAVAAITGLVAVADDSGIEIDALDGRPGVYSARFAGEQHDDHDNNEKMLAELKDVPDDRRTGRYRCVMAASAPNGAEISADGAYEIVVGHGYKGAGGFGYDVIVIDPEFGCHVAELDPAVKNGRSHRGKAMKKLLEQWPDFWDKARA from the coding sequence ATGGACACCATCGTTCTGGCGACCAACAACAAGGGCAAGATCAGGGAGCTTTCCGTCATGCTCGAACCCTTCGGGGTGGCGGTCAAGAGTCTGGCCGAGTTTCCGGAGATCGGCGACATCCCCGAGACCGGCGAGACCTTTCTGGAGAACGCCTTCATCAAGGCGCGCGCCGTGGCCGCGATCACCGGCCTGGTGGCCGTGGCCGACGATTCCGGCATCGAGATCGATGCGCTGGACGGCCGCCCCGGCGTCTATTCCGCGCGTTTCGCGGGCGAACAGCACGACGATCACGACAATAACGAGAAGATGCTGGCCGAGTTGAAGGACGTGCCCGACGACAGGCGCACGGGCCGCTACCGTTGCGTCATGGCCGCGTCCGCTCCCAACGGCGCGGAAATCAGCGCGGACGGCGCATACGAGATCGTGGTCGGCCACGGCTACAAGGGCGCGGGCGGTTTCGGCTACGACGTCATCGTCATCGACCCCGAGTTCGGCTGCCATGTGGCCGAGCTGGACCCCGCCGTGAAGAACGGCCGTTCCCATCGCGGCAAGGCCATGAAGAAGCTGTTGGAGCAGTGGCCGGATTTTTGGGATAAGGCCCGGGCATAA
- the aprA gene encoding adenylyl-sulfate reductase subunit alpha: MPLLPIKEASKGVALAEPEIIEQHVDILLVGGGMGCCGAAFEAVRWADKVDPSLSIMLCDKAALERSGAVAQGLSAINTYCGENDVDDYVRMVRTDLMGIVREDLIFDLGRHVDDSVHLFEEWGLPVWVKKDGKNLDGAKAKAEGLAIRDGAAPVRSGRWQIMINGESYKCIVAEAAKNALGEDRYVERVFIVKMLLDANEPNRIAGAVGFSTRENKVYVYTCNAAVVACGGAVNVYRPRSTGEGMGRAWYPVWNAGSTYTMCAQVGAEMTMMENRFVPARFKDGYGPVGAWFLLFKAKATNYKGEDYCETNRAMLKPYEDRGYAKGHIIPTCLRNHMMLREMREGRGPIFMDTKTALLNTVNGDLSGPEWKHLESEAWEDFLDMCVGQANLWAATNCAPEDRGSEIMPTEPYLLGSHSGCCGIWVSGPDEAWVPESYKVKADNGKVYNRMTSVNGLFTCADGVGASGHKFSSGSHAEGRIVGKQLVRWCVDHKDFKPALKETAADMAKEIYQPWYTYEENKTGSTDPVVNPAYITPHNFMMRLIKCTDEYGGGVGTLYMTSKALLNTGFWLLGMMEEDSKKLAARDLHELMRCWEQFHRLWTVRLHMQHIEFREESRYPGFYYRGDFMGLDDSKWKCFCNSTYDPATGVTTVFKKPYVKIIPDA, translated from the coding sequence ATGCCTCTGCTTCCTATCAAAGAAGCCTCCAAGGGTGTTGCTCTCGCCGAGCCGGAAATCATCGAACAGCACGTTGATATCCTGTTGGTCGGCGGCGGCATGGGTTGCTGCGGTGCCGCCTTCGAGGCCGTCCGCTGGGCCGACAAAGTAGATCCTTCCCTGTCGATCATGCTTTGCGACAAGGCCGCTCTGGAGCGTTCCGGCGCTGTTGCTCAGGGCCTGTCCGCCATCAACACCTACTGCGGTGAGAACGATGTCGACGATTACGTCCGCATGGTCCGCACCGACCTCATGGGCATCGTCCGCGAAGACCTGATCTTCGACCTGGGCCGTCACGTTGACGACTCCGTCCACCTGTTTGAAGAATGGGGCCTCCCCGTTTGGGTCAAGAAAGACGGCAAGAACCTCGACGGCGCCAAAGCCAAGGCCGAAGGCCTCGCCATCCGCGACGGCGCTGCTCCGGTCCGTTCCGGCCGCTGGCAGATCATGATCAACGGTGAGTCCTACAAGTGCATCGTCGCCGAGGCCGCGAAGAACGCCCTGGGCGAGGACCGCTACGTCGAGCGTGTCTTCATCGTTAAGATGCTCCTGGACGCCAACGAGCCCAACCGCATCGCCGGTGCCGTCGGCTTCTCCACCCGTGAAAACAAAGTTTACGTCTACACCTGCAACGCCGCTGTCGTGGCTTGCGGCGGCGCCGTCAACGTCTACCGCCCCCGCTCCACCGGTGAGGGCATGGGCCGCGCCTGGTACCCGGTCTGGAACGCTGGTTCCACCTACACCATGTGTGCTCAGGTCGGCGCTGAAATGACCATGATGGAAAACCGCTTCGTCCCCGCCCGCTTCAAGGACGGTTACGGCCCGGTCGGCGCTTGGTTCCTGCTCTTCAAGGCCAAAGCCACCAACTACAAGGGTGAGGACTACTGCGAGACCAACCGCGCCATGCTGAAGCCTTACGAGGATCGCGGCTACGCCAAGGGTCACATCATCCCCACCTGCCTGCGTAACCACATGATGCTCCGTGAAATGCGTGAAGGCCGCGGCCCGATCTTCATGGACACCAAGACCGCCCTGCTGAACACCGTCAACGGCGACCTGTCCGGTCCCGAGTGGAAGCACCTCGAGTCCGAGGCTTGGGAAGACTTCCTCGACATGTGCGTCGGCCAGGCCAACCTGTGGGCCGCCACCAACTGCGCTCCCGAGGATCGCGGTTCCGAGATCATGCCCACCGAGCCGTACCTCCTGGGCTCCCACTCCGGTTGCTGCGGCATCTGGGTTTCCGGTCCGGACGAGGCTTGGGTTCCCGAGTCCTACAAGGTCAAGGCCGACAACGGCAAAGTGTACAACCGTATGACCTCCGTCAACGGCCTGTTCACCTGCGCTGACGGCGTTGGCGCCTCCGGCCACAAGTTCTCCTCCGGTTCCCACGCTGAAGGCCGCATCGTCGGTAAGCAGCTGGTGCGCTGGTGCGTGGACCACAAGGACTTCAAGCCCGCGCTGAAGGAAACCGCCGCCGACATGGCCAAGGAAATCTACCAGCCCTGGTACACCTACGAAGAGAACAAGACCGGTTCCACCGATCCCGTCGTGAACCCGGCCTACATCACCCCGCACAACTTCATGATGCGCCTCATCAAGTGCACCGATGAATACGGCGGTGGCGTTGGTACTCTGTACATGACCTCCAAGGCTCTGCTGAACACCGGCTTCTGGCTGCTCGGCATGATGGAAGAAGACTCCAAGAAGCTCGCCGCTCGCGACCTGCACGAGCTGATGCGCTGCTGGGAGCAGTTCCACCGCCTGTGGACCGTCCGCCTGCACATGCAGCACATCGAGTTCCGCGAAGAATCCCGTTACCCGGGCTTCTACTACCGCGGCGACTTCATGGGCCTGGATGACTCCAAGTGGAAGTGCTTCTGTAACTCCACTTACGATCCCGCCACTGGCGTGACCACCGTCTTCAAGAAGCCCTACGTCAAGATCATCCCCGACGCCTAA
- a CDS encoding BaiN/RdsA family NAD(P)/FAD-dependent oxidoreductase — MSRFDAIILGAGASGLWCAMTAGARGRNVAVIDHGTKAARKVRISGGGKCNFTNLNVSPAHYLCANPHFVKSALARLSPWDVVGFLGDHGISFEERDHGQLFTLEGAGRVAGALLDRCARTGAAMLTGQDVGKVSGTGPFTVDVGGSTVTGDRLVLALGGPSWPQAGATDFGFRLAEQFGLALVPPRPGLVPLVFPKRLRPMCAEMAGNALPATVETGSARFTDPLLFTHRGVSGPAALQASNYWREHQPVTIDFLPGQRLEDVIAEHRASNRQLRNLLARILPKRLPGLLLDAALAGTEVSQLSKAGIETACERIHRFTFTPSETEGYAKAEVTVGGAATDRISSKTMECRDVPGLFVIGETLDVTGHLGGFNLHWAFASGQACGEAL; from the coding sequence ATGAGCCGATTCGACGCCATCATTCTCGGAGCCGGGGCCTCGGGCCTGTGGTGCGCCATGACCGCCGGAGCGCGGGGGCGCAACGTGGCCGTGATCGACCACGGCACCAAGGCCGCGCGCAAGGTGCGCATTTCCGGCGGAGGCAAGTGCAACTTCACCAACCTGAACGTTTCGCCCGCCCACTACCTCTGCGCCAACCCACATTTCGTCAAATCCGCCCTGGCCCGGCTCTCGCCGTGGGACGTTGTCGGGTTCCTGGGCGATCACGGAATAAGCTTCGAGGAGCGCGACCACGGCCAGCTCTTCACTTTGGAAGGCGCGGGCCGGGTGGCGGGCGCGCTGCTCGACCGCTGCGCGCGCACAGGCGCGGCCATGCTGACCGGGCAGGACGTCGGCAAGGTCTCCGGCACGGGACCGTTCACGGTGGATGTCGGCGGCTCGACCGTAACGGGCGACAGGCTTGTCCTGGCGCTGGGCGGCCCGTCCTGGCCGCAGGCCGGGGCCACGGACTTCGGTTTCCGGCTGGCCGAACAGTTCGGGCTTGCGCTCGTCCCGCCCCGTCCCGGCCTGGTTCCGCTGGTCTTTCCGAAACGGCTTCGTCCGATGTGCGCCGAGATGGCGGGCAACGCCCTGCCCGCAACGGTCGAGACCGGCTCCGCACGCTTCACCGATCCCCTGCTTTTCACCCACCGGGGCGTATCCGGCCCGGCCGCGCTTCAGGCGTCCAACTATTGGCGCGAGCACCAGCCCGTGACCATCGATTTTCTGCCCGGCCAGAGGCTGGAGGACGTTATCGCGGAACACCGCGCCTCCAACCGGCAGTTGCGCAACCTGCTCGCCCGCATCCTGCCCAAACGGCTGCCGGGCCTGCTTCTGGACGCGGCCCTGGCCGGAACCGAAGTCAGCCAGTTGTCCAAAGCGGGGATCGAAACAGCGTGCGAGCGAATTCACCGCTTCACTTTCACGCCGTCCGAAACCGAGGGCTATGCCAAGGCCGAAGTCACCGTGGGCGGCGCGGCCACGGACCGCATCTCCTCGAAGACCATGGAATGCCGCGATGTGCCGGGCCTGTTCGTCATCGGCGAGACCCTGGACGTGACCGGCCACCTGGGCGGGTTCAACCTGCACTGGGCGTTCGCGTCGGGACAGGCCTGCGGCGAAGCGCTCTGA
- the qmoC gene encoding quinone-interacting membrane-bound oxidoreductase complex subunit QmoC, producing the protein MSNTVKVQPDLKFVKELQAVGGDSLKKCYQCATCSVVCPLSPADSPYPRKEMVWAQWGLKDRLVNDIDIWLCHNCGTCSDLCPRGAKPGDLLSALRNMAYRNLAPLPIIGKLMSSSSGILPLAAVPAIIYGIIWIIMASVTGSMFPTFEWDAANHAWKAVEDGAVVFGGLFPGDYTIDPIFILVSLFMLWGFYAGVRNMLKAFDSQPKTFIVGRKDEPSFIACLIDTVKYEILQHTQFLDCSDEESDELDVRRAIGHRGLMFGFIALMIVTGVVAGGHWGGWFFRQIGMEGLGDILASIGHTPMPLWSPIKLLAFVGAGLGIYGLIAVTKRRVNLDQAKQSSSWYDWYLLALIWTIFLTGIGALVFRLLGVGLLAYPIYYVHLIGVFMMLAYLPWSKLGHLVYRTVALSYAKKIGRIPMGADK; encoded by the coding sequence ATGTCAAATACCGTCAAGGTACAACCGGACCTTAAGTTCGTAAAAGAGTTGCAGGCAGTAGGCGGCGACTCTCTGAAGAAGTGCTACCAGTGCGCCACCTGCTCGGTGGTCTGTCCCCTGTCCCCCGCCGACAGCCCGTATCCCCGCAAGGAGATGGTCTGGGCCCAGTGGGGTCTCAAGGACCGCCTGGTCAATGATATCGACATCTGGCTGTGTCACAACTGCGGCACCTGCTCCGACCTGTGCCCCCGCGGCGCCAAGCCGGGCGACCTGTTGTCCGCTCTGCGCAACATGGCCTATCGCAACCTGGCTCCGCTGCCGATCATCGGCAAATTGATGTCCAGCTCCAGCGGCATCCTGCCTCTGGCGGCCGTTCCGGCGATCATCTACGGAATCATCTGGATCATCATGGCCAGCGTCACCGGCTCCATGTTCCCCACCTTCGAGTGGGACGCGGCCAACCACGCATGGAAAGCCGTTGAGGACGGCGCGGTCGTCTTCGGCGGCCTGTTCCCCGGCGACTACACCATCGACCCGATCTTCATCCTGGTCTCCCTGTTCATGCTCTGGGGCTTCTACGCGGGCGTCCGGAACATGCTCAAGGCCTTCGATTCGCAGCCCAAGACCTTTATCGTGGGCCGCAAGGATGAGCCGAGCTTCATCGCTTGCCTGATCGACACCGTCAAATACGAGATCCTTCAGCATACCCAGTTCCTGGATTGCAGTGACGAGGAATCCGACGAACTCGACGTGCGGCGCGCCATCGGCCACCGCGGTCTCATGTTCGGCTTCATCGCGCTCATGATCGTCACCGGCGTCGTCGCCGGCGGCCATTGGGGCGGCTGGTTCTTCCGCCAGATCGGCATGGAAGGCCTGGGCGACATCCTGGCCTCCATCGGCCATACGCCGATGCCGCTGTGGTCCCCGATCAAGCTCCTGGCCTTCGTCGGTGCCGGACTCGGCATCTACGGCCTCATCGCCGTGACCAAGCGCCGGGTGAACCTGGACCAGGCCAAGCAGTCCTCCAGTTGGTATGACTGGTACCTGCTGGCCCTGATCTGGACCATCTTCCTGACTGGTATCGGTGCTCTGGTGTTCCGCCTCCTGGGCGTGGGCCTGCTGGCCTACCCGATTTACTACGTGCATCTGATCGGCGTGTTCATGATGCTCGCGTACCTGCCGTGGTCCAAGCTGGGCCACCTGGTCTACCGTACCGTGGCCCTGTCCTATGCCAAGAAGATTGGCCGCATCCCCATGGGCGCCGACAAATAG
- a CDS encoding integrase core domain-containing protein: MSKTPIEMREAIVALRKANPGQGPRKIAGEFRARGLKAPSPCTIAVILKEEGLTRQRRKRNACFRQWPGQLTVPDHPNHVWTVDYKGWFRRMHRSLKRESRKGWNMRQQTRLMRSWRRIYNHRRGHEALGMAVPASRYARSVRQCPPIIPDFQYDADVVVRRVKRSGEILWAGKMRYINQGVRGCTVGLLENQNRDMNVYAGSVLLGS; encoded by the coding sequence GTGTCCAAGACACCCATCGAAATGCGCGAGGCCATTGTCGCGCTGCGCAAGGCGAATCCCGGCCAAGGTCCCCGCAAGATCGCCGGGGAATTCCGTGCCAGGGGCCTTAAGGCCCCCTCTCCCTGCACCATTGCCGTCATCCTGAAAGAGGAAGGGCTGACGCGGCAAAGGAGGAAACGCAACGCTTGTTTCCGCCAATGGCCAGGGCAATTGACCGTCCCTGACCATCCCAATCATGTTTGGACCGTGGATTACAAGGGCTGGTTCCGAAGGATGCATCGCTCTTTGAAACGAGAATCCCGCAAGGGCTGGAATATGCGCCAGCAGACACGGCTTATGCGCTCCTGGCGTAGGATTTACAACCATCGGCGCGGTCACGAGGCGCTTGGCATGGCCGTGCCCGCCAGCCGATACGCCCGGTCAGTCCGGCAGTGTCCCCCTATCATTCCAGATTTTCAATATGATGCGGACGTCGTTGTCAGGCGTGTCAAACGCAGCGGGGAAATCTTGTGGGCCGGGAAAATGCGGTACATCAACCAGGGGGTGCGCGGTTGCACGGTAGGGCTGCTGGAAAACCAAAATCGCGATATGAATGTTTACGCCGGATCGGTCCTGCTGGGGTCTTGA
- a CDS encoding exodeoxyribonuclease III codes for MIIYSWNVNGYRAVLKKDFRDWLDGCGGDVVMLQETKVQPDQLAAEEREPDSFSNHYWNWSKKKKGYSGVACFANPEPLGWDTGLPDDRFRDEGRVLHLEYPDFHLFNIYFPNGQMSDERLDFKMGFYDAFLDHAESLRKSKPIVVGGDFNTAHREIDLKNPKANSERSGFLPEERAWIDKFIDAGYVDTFRLFEDGPHHYSWWSYRFNARKNNAGWRIDYFFVSEELRDRVVRAWIEPDILGSDHCPIGVEIDV; via the coding sequence ATGATTATCTATTCATGGAATGTCAACGGCTACCGGGCCGTGCTCAAAAAGGACTTTCGCGACTGGCTGGACGGCTGCGGCGGGGATGTGGTCATGCTTCAGGAGACCAAGGTTCAGCCCGACCAACTCGCCGCCGAGGAGCGCGAACCCGACTCCTTTTCCAACCACTACTGGAACTGGTCCAAGAAAAAGAAGGGCTATTCCGGCGTGGCGTGCTTCGCCAATCCCGAGCCCCTGGGCTGGGACACCGGCCTGCCCGATGACCGTTTCCGCGACGAGGGCCGGGTGCTCCATCTCGAATATCCGGACTTCCACCTCTTCAACATCTATTTCCCCAACGGGCAGATGTCCGACGAGCGGCTGGACTTCAAGATGGGCTTTTACGACGCCTTCCTCGATCACGCCGAAAGCCTGCGGAAGTCCAAGCCCATCGTGGTCGGCGGCGACTTCAATACCGCCCACAGGGAAATCGACCTCAAGAATCCCAAGGCCAACAGCGAACGCTCCGGCTTCCTGCCCGAGGAACGCGCCTGGATCGACAAGTTCATCGACGCCGGATACGTGGACACCTTCCGTCTGTTCGAAGACGGCCCGCACCACTACTCCTGGTGGTCCTATCGCTTCAATGCACGCAAGAACAACGCCGGGTGGCGCATCGACTACTTCTTCGTCTCCGAGGAACTCAGGGATCGCGTCGTCCGTGCCTGGATCGAACCCGATATCCTTGGGTCCGACCATTGCCCCATCGGCGTCGAAATCGACGTGTAG
- a CDS encoding DJ-1/PfpI family protein, which translates to MAAKKILMLVGDFVEDYEAMVPFQMLLMVGHHVDAVCPGKKAGETVATAVHDFEGHQTYSEKPGHNFGITAAFEDIRAEEYDALVLPGGRAPEYLRLNPDVIECVRHFAEAGKPIAAICHGPQLLTAADVIQGRTCTAYPAVKPDIDAAGATWCEVNATASNACADGNIVTAPAWPAHPEWMREFLKALGSTIEP; encoded by the coding sequence ATGGCAGCCAAGAAAATACTGATGCTGGTCGGCGACTTCGTCGAAGACTACGAAGCCATGGTTCCCTTTCAGATGCTCCTGATGGTCGGCCACCATGTCGACGCCGTATGCCCCGGCAAGAAGGCGGGCGAAACCGTGGCGACCGCCGTGCATGATTTCGAGGGGCACCAGACCTATTCCGAAAAACCGGGCCACAATTTCGGCATCACCGCCGCTTTCGAGGATATCCGGGCCGAGGAGTACGACGCCCTGGTCCTTCCCGGCGGACGCGCTCCTGAATACCTGCGTCTCAACCCGGACGTCATCGAATGCGTGCGCCACTTCGCCGAGGCGGGCAAGCCCATCGCGGCCATCTGCCACGGGCCGCAACTGCTCACCGCGGCAGACGTCATCCAGGGCAGGACCTGCACCGCCTATCCCGCGGTCAAACCGGACATCGACGCGGCCGGGGCCACCTGGTGCGAAGTCAACGCCACGGCCTCCAACGCCTGCGCCGACGGCAATATCGTCACTGCCCCGGCCTGGCCCGCCCATCCCGAATGGATGCGCGAGTTCCTCAAGGCGCTCGGCTCGACCATTGAACCGTAG